From the Pseudarthrobacter sp. MM222 genome, one window contains:
- a CDS encoding glutamate synthase subunit beta, which produces MADPRGFLKVRQRETQPRRPVPVRIMDWKEVYEAQEKGVLKSQAGRCMDCGVPFCHQGCPLGNLIPEWNDLVWRDKGEEAIERLHATNNFPEFTGRLCPAPCEASCVLGINQPAVTIKQVEVSIIDEAFDNGWVNPLPPHRLTGKTVAVVGSGPAGLAVAQQLTRVGHTVAVYERDDKIGGLLRYGIPDFKMEKEQVDRRLEQMKAEGTRFRTGVAVGTDVTWEQLRRRYDAVVVATGATVPRDLPIPGRELEGVHFAMDYLVPANRVVAGETVENQIDAAGKHVVILGGGDTGADCLGTAHRHHAASVTTLAIGKQPPAERAGHQPWPTFPTLFEVASAHEEGGERTYLASTIGFVGENGKLTGVKVAETEFVDGKRLPKAGTERVIPADLVFLSLGFTGAEPAGITEQVRAEFDGRGNVARDGYYMTNTEGIFVAGDAGRGQSLIVWAIAEGRACAAAVDKFLMGSTILPAPVAPTDRAMAVL; this is translated from the coding sequence GTGGCTGATCCACGCGGATTTCTGAAAGTACGTCAGCGTGAAACCCAGCCGCGCCGCCCCGTTCCGGTCCGCATCATGGACTGGAAAGAGGTCTACGAGGCACAGGAGAAGGGTGTCCTGAAGTCGCAGGCCGGCCGTTGCATGGATTGCGGCGTCCCGTTCTGCCACCAGGGCTGCCCGCTCGGGAACCTCATTCCCGAGTGGAACGACCTCGTCTGGCGGGACAAGGGCGAGGAAGCGATTGAGCGGCTGCACGCCACCAACAACTTCCCCGAGTTCACCGGCCGGCTCTGCCCGGCACCGTGCGAGGCGTCCTGCGTACTGGGCATCAACCAGCCGGCCGTGACCATCAAGCAGGTCGAGGTGTCGATTATCGACGAGGCCTTCGACAACGGCTGGGTCAACCCGCTGCCGCCGCACCGCCTCACCGGCAAGACGGTCGCCGTCGTCGGCTCCGGCCCCGCTGGACTGGCCGTCGCGCAGCAGCTGACCCGGGTGGGCCACACCGTTGCCGTCTACGAACGCGACGACAAGATCGGCGGGCTCCTGCGCTACGGGATTCCCGACTTCAAGATGGAAAAAGAGCAGGTCGACCGCCGCCTCGAGCAGATGAAGGCCGAAGGCACCCGCTTCCGGACCGGCGTCGCCGTCGGCACGGACGTGACCTGGGAGCAGCTGCGCCGCCGGTACGACGCCGTCGTGGTGGCCACCGGCGCCACCGTTCCGCGCGATTTGCCGATCCCGGGCCGCGAGCTCGAAGGCGTCCACTTCGCCATGGACTACCTCGTCCCGGCCAACCGTGTTGTGGCGGGGGAGACGGTCGAGAACCAGATCGACGCCGCCGGAAAGCACGTCGTCATCCTCGGCGGCGGCGACACCGGCGCGGACTGCCTTGGTACCGCCCACCGGCATCACGCAGCCTCGGTGACCACCCTGGCGATCGGCAAGCAGCCCCCCGCGGAGCGCGCCGGCCACCAGCCGTGGCCGACGTTCCCGACGCTGTTCGAGGTTGCCAGCGCCCACGAGGAAGGCGGCGAACGCACCTACCTCGCCTCCACCATCGGGTTCGTGGGGGAGAACGGCAAGCTGACCGGCGTGAAAGTCGCCGAGACCGAGTTCGTCGACGGCAAGCGCCTCCCGAAGGCCGGCACCGAGCGGGTCATCCCCGCGGACCTGGTCTTCCTGTCGCTCGGCTTCACCGGCGCGGAGCCGGCCGGAATCACCGAGCAGGTCAGGGCCGAGTTTGACGGACGCGGCAACGTGGCCCGGGACGGCTACTACATGACCAACACGGAGGGCATCTTCGTCGCCGGAGACGCCGGACGCGGGCAGTCGCTGATCGTCTGGGCCATCGCCGAGGGGCGCGCCTGCGCGGCCGCGGTGGACAAGTTCCTGATGGGCAGCACCATCCTTCCGGCCCCCGTGGCCCCGACCGACCGGGCCATGGCCGTCCTCTGA
- the trpB gene encoding tryptophan synthase subunit beta, whose translation MADAPAASSDDSAVDAFLQGGESLRHAPGPYFGSYGGRWMPESLIAALDELEDTFEKAKADPEFTAQIAELNRNYSGRPSLLTEAKRFAEHAGGVRVFLKREDLNHTGSHKINNVLGQALLAKRMGKTRVIAETGAGQHGVASATAAALMGLECVVYMGAEDCRRQALNVARMELLGATVIPVTNGSQTLKDAINEALRDWVANVDNTHYLLGTAAGAHPFPALVRYFHEVIGEEARGQILAQTGRLPDAVCACIGGGSNAIGIFHGFLDDPSVKIYGFEAGGDGVETGRHAATITLGKPGVLHGARSYLMQDDDGQTIESHSISAGLDYPGVGPEHSYLADIGRVHYEPITDSEAMDAFRLLCRTEGIIPAIESAHALAGAIKVGQRLAAEGNASEKIVIVNLSGRGDKDVATAAEWFDLLDKDSPESEIAKEGEQL comes from the coding sequence ATGGCCGATGCGCCAGCAGCCAGCTCAGACGACAGCGCCGTGGACGCGTTCCTGCAGGGTGGGGAATCCCTGCGGCACGCCCCCGGGCCATACTTCGGCTCGTACGGCGGCCGATGGATGCCGGAGTCCCTGATTGCGGCCCTGGACGAACTCGAGGACACCTTCGAGAAGGCCAAGGCCGATCCTGAGTTCACCGCACAGATCGCCGAGCTGAACCGGAACTACTCGGGCCGGCCCTCGCTGCTGACCGAGGCGAAGCGCTTCGCCGAGCACGCCGGGGGAGTCCGCGTGTTCCTCAAGCGCGAGGACCTCAACCACACCGGCTCGCACAAGATCAACAACGTCCTGGGCCAGGCCCTGCTCGCGAAGCGGATGGGCAAGACCCGCGTCATCGCCGAAACCGGCGCCGGCCAGCACGGCGTTGCCAGTGCCACGGCCGCCGCCCTGATGGGCCTCGAATGCGTCGTCTACATGGGCGCCGAGGACTGCCGCCGGCAGGCCCTGAACGTCGCCCGGATGGAACTCCTCGGGGCGACTGTCATTCCGGTGACTAACGGTTCGCAGACCCTCAAGGATGCCATCAACGAGGCCCTCCGGGACTGGGTGGCCAACGTGGACAACACGCACTACCTGCTCGGCACGGCCGCCGGGGCGCACCCCTTCCCGGCCCTGGTCCGCTACTTCCACGAGGTCATCGGCGAGGAGGCCCGCGGCCAGATCCTGGCGCAGACCGGCCGCCTGCCCGACGCCGTGTGCGCCTGCATCGGCGGCGGCTCCAACGCCATCGGCATCTTCCACGGTTTCCTGGACGACCCCTCGGTGAAAATCTACGGCTTCGAAGCCGGCGGCGACGGCGTTGAAACGGGACGCCACGCAGCCACCATCACGCTCGGAAAGCCCGGCGTGCTGCACGGCGCCCGCTCCTACCTGATGCAGGACGACGATGGCCAGACCATCGAGTCGCACTCAATTTCGGCCGGGCTGGACTACCCGGGCGTAGGCCCGGAGCACTCGTACCTCGCGGACATCGGACGGGTCCACTACGAGCCGATCACGGACAGCGAGGCCATGGACGCGTTCCGGCTGCTGTGCCGCACCGAAGGCATCATCCCCGCCATCGAATCCGCCCACGCCCTCGCCGGGGCAATCAAGGTGGGCCAGCGCCTCGCCGCCGAGGGCAATGCGTCAGAGAAGATCGTGATCGTGAACCTCTCCGGCCGCGGCGACAAGGACGTGGCCACGGCCGCGGAATGGTTTGACCTGCTGGACAAGGATTCACCCGAATCGGAAATCGCCAAAGAGGGGGAGCAGCTGTGA
- the gltB gene encoding glutamate synthase large subunit — MTQTLHSPSWSEPDQSAAAMSPFKRFAGLPEAAGLYNPEQEKDACGLAIIATLRGEPGYDIVDAALTALRNLEHRGAVGADEGTGDGAGLLMQVPDEFFRAVTEFELPAPGQYVVGTAFLPAEPRESDAAKAGIESLASDEGLTVLGWREVPIVADLVGAMARACMPYFSQPFFASSTGEVLERNELDSRAWRIRKRAQNKFGVYFPSLSSRTIVYKGMLTTAQLEPFYPDLSDKRFKTKLAIVHSRFSTNTFPSWPLAQPFRTIAHNGEINTVKGNRNWMRARQSQLANPLLGESPEELYPICTPGASDSASFDEVAELLWLSGRPITHSIMMMIPEAWENHATMDPARRAFYEYHSLLMEPWDGPAAVSFTDGNLVGATLDRNGLRPGRYWITEDGLVIFASEVGVIDVEPSKVVKKGRVSPGKMFLVDTEAGRIIDDAEVKAEVAAVNPWAEWLKDNLIDLKDLPEREHVVHTAASVNIRQRTFGYTTEELKILLGPMARTGAEPLGAMGSDTPVAVLSKRPRLLFDYFVQSFAQVTNPPLDAIREELVTSLTCAIGPNGNLLDTKQVRQPQVSLPFPVINNDQLAKIANIENADGDKVAMKVRGLYRPEGGENALRARLTEICEQVSGAINRGVQYVVLSDRDSNAQWAPIPSLLLVSAVHHHLLRSANRTKTALVVEAGDVRETHHVAVLIGYGASAVNPYLAMESVEQLITSGDVVGVTPQDGVYNLIKGLGKGVLKIMSKMGISTVASYTGAQTFEGLGLGQDLVDEYFSGTHSQLGGVGLDVIAAEVAARHQMAYPENGIEKPHQPLLGGGEYQWRRDGEPHLFNPETVFRLQHATRERRYDIFKTYTRGVDDQSQNLMTLRGLLKFKAGLRPAVPLEEVESVSSIVKRFSTGAMSYGSISQEAHETLAIAMNQLGGKSNTGEGGEDVDRLLDPKRRSAVKQIASGRFGVTSLYLTNADDIQIKMAQGAKPGEGGQLMAQKVYPWVARTRHSTPGVGLISPPPHHDIYSIEDLAQLIYDAKRANPSARVHVKLVSEVGIGTVAAGVTKAKADVVLVSGHDGGTGASPLNSLKHAGVPWELGLAETQQTLMLNGLRDRVVVQVDGQLKTGRDVVIAALLGGEEFGFATAPLVVSGCIMMRVCHLDTCPVGVATQNPELRSRFNGKPEFVVNFFEFLAEEVREILAELGFRSIEEAIGHAEMLDTREAINHWKAEGLDLDPILHGLEFDDDAPLRNLTGQNHELDKHFDQRLIAMAAESLSDRTPVKIAVDVINTDRSVGTMLGHVVTKTFSTDVLAPDTIDITLTGTAGQSLGAFLPAGITLRMYGDSNDYVGKGLSGGRIIVRPDRTNIFPAELNVIAGNVIGYGATSGEMFLRGQVGERFMVRNSGATAVVEGIGDHGCEYMTGGQALIIGRTGRNFGAGMSGGTAFVLDLQTTRVNKQALETGELQLRELDAEDRDIVHGLLVKHVEETESLLAARLLENFDDTAARITKVLPRDYAAVLQTRLDAIEEGLDPDGEEVWSRILEVTGG, encoded by the coding sequence ATGACCCAAACCCTGCACAGCCCCAGTTGGTCCGAGCCCGATCAGTCGGCCGCCGCCATGTCTCCGTTCAAGCGTTTCGCGGGTCTGCCGGAAGCCGCCGGACTGTACAACCCGGAGCAGGAGAAGGACGCCTGCGGCCTGGCCATCATCGCGACGCTCCGCGGGGAGCCTGGCTACGACATCGTCGATGCCGCCCTCACCGCCCTGCGCAACCTGGAGCACCGTGGCGCCGTCGGCGCCGATGAAGGTACCGGCGACGGCGCCGGCCTCCTCATGCAGGTGCCCGATGAGTTCTTCCGAGCGGTCACGGAGTTCGAACTCCCCGCCCCCGGACAGTACGTGGTGGGCACCGCTTTCCTTCCCGCCGAGCCGCGCGAGTCCGATGCCGCCAAAGCCGGGATCGAGTCCCTCGCCTCCGATGAGGGCCTGACGGTCCTCGGCTGGCGCGAAGTACCGATCGTTGCCGACCTCGTCGGCGCCATGGCCCGGGCCTGCATGCCCTACTTCTCGCAGCCGTTCTTTGCCTCCAGCACCGGGGAAGTCCTGGAGCGCAACGAACTGGACTCCCGTGCCTGGCGGATCCGCAAGCGCGCGCAGAACAAGTTCGGCGTGTACTTCCCGTCGCTGTCCTCGCGGACAATCGTCTATAAGGGCATGCTGACCACGGCCCAGCTGGAGCCGTTCTACCCGGACCTGTCGGACAAGCGCTTCAAGACCAAGCTCGCGATCGTCCACTCGCGCTTTTCCACAAACACGTTCCCGTCCTGGCCGCTGGCCCAGCCGTTCCGCACCATCGCGCACAACGGTGAGATCAACACGGTCAAGGGCAACCGCAACTGGATGCGCGCCCGGCAGTCCCAGCTGGCCAACCCGCTGCTGGGGGAATCGCCCGAGGAGCTCTACCCGATCTGCACCCCGGGCGCCTCGGACTCGGCGTCCTTCGACGAGGTCGCGGAGCTGCTGTGGCTCTCCGGACGCCCCATCACGCACTCGATCATGATGATGATCCCCGAGGCTTGGGAAAACCACGCCACGATGGACCCGGCCCGCAGGGCCTTCTACGAATACCACTCCCTGCTGATGGAACCGTGGGACGGACCCGCAGCCGTTTCCTTCACAGACGGCAACCTCGTTGGCGCCACCCTTGACCGCAACGGGCTGCGCCCGGGCCGGTACTGGATCACCGAAGACGGACTGGTCATCTTCGCCTCCGAGGTCGGCGTGATCGACGTTGAACCCTCCAAGGTGGTCAAGAAGGGCCGCGTCTCGCCGGGCAAGATGTTCCTGGTGGACACCGAGGCCGGCCGGATCATCGACGACGCCGAGGTCAAGGCCGAGGTGGCCGCGGTTAACCCCTGGGCCGAATGGCTCAAGGACAACCTGATCGACCTCAAGGACCTGCCGGAACGCGAGCACGTCGTGCACACGGCGGCCTCGGTCAACATCCGGCAGCGGACCTTCGGGTACACCACCGAGGAACTGAAGATCCTGCTGGGCCCGATGGCCCGCACCGGTGCCGAGCCGCTCGGCGCCATGGGATCGGATACACCCGTGGCCGTGCTGTCCAAGCGCCCGCGGCTGCTCTTCGACTACTTCGTGCAATCCTTCGCCCAGGTTACCAACCCGCCGCTGGACGCCATCCGCGAAGAGCTCGTCACCTCGCTGACCTGCGCCATCGGACCCAACGGCAACCTGCTGGACACCAAGCAGGTGCGCCAGCCGCAGGTCTCGCTGCCGTTCCCCGTGATCAACAACGACCAGCTCGCCAAGATCGCGAACATCGAGAACGCCGACGGCGACAAGGTCGCCATGAAGGTTCGTGGCCTCTACCGCCCCGAAGGCGGCGAGAACGCGCTCCGCGCCCGGCTGACGGAAATCTGCGAGCAGGTTTCCGGTGCCATCAACCGCGGCGTCCAGTACGTCGTGCTCTCGGACCGCGACTCGAACGCGCAGTGGGCTCCAATCCCGTCCCTGCTGCTGGTCAGCGCCGTGCACCACCACCTGCTGCGCAGCGCCAACCGCACCAAGACCGCGCTCGTGGTCGAGGCCGGCGACGTCCGCGAAACCCACCACGTGGCCGTCCTGATCGGCTACGGCGCCTCGGCCGTGAACCCGTACCTGGCCATGGAATCCGTGGAACAGCTGATCACCTCCGGCGACGTCGTCGGGGTCACCCCGCAGGACGGCGTGTACAACCTGATCAAGGGCCTCGGCAAGGGCGTCCTGAAGATCATGTCCAAGATGGGCATCTCCACGGTCGCCTCCTACACCGGCGCGCAGACCTTCGAGGGTCTTGGCCTGGGCCAGGACCTGGTGGACGAATACTTCTCCGGCACGCACTCCCAGCTCGGCGGCGTCGGACTCGACGTCATCGCCGCGGAGGTCGCTGCCCGCCACCAGATGGCGTACCCCGAGAACGGGATCGAGAAGCCGCACCAGCCGCTGCTCGGCGGCGGCGAGTACCAGTGGCGCCGCGACGGTGAGCCGCACCTGTTCAACCCGGAGACCGTCTTCCGGCTGCAGCACGCGACCCGTGAGCGCCGCTACGACATCTTCAAGACTTACACCCGCGGCGTCGATGACCAGTCGCAGAACCTGATGACCCTGCGCGGGCTGCTGAAGTTCAAGGCCGGCCTCCGTCCCGCGGTTCCGCTTGAGGAAGTGGAGTCCGTCTCCAGCATCGTCAAGCGGTTCTCCACCGGGGCGATGAGCTACGGCTCCATCTCGCAGGAGGCGCACGAAACCCTCGCGATCGCGATGAACCAGCTCGGCGGCAAGTCCAACACCGGCGAAGGCGGCGAGGACGTCGACCGGCTGCTGGATCCCAAGCGCCGCTCCGCGGTCAAGCAGATCGCCTCCGGCCGCTTCGGCGTTACGAGCCTGTACCTGACCAACGCGGACGACATCCAGATCAAGATGGCGCAGGGTGCCAAGCCCGGCGAGGGCGGCCAGCTGATGGCGCAGAAGGTCTACCCCTGGGTGGCCCGGACGCGGCACTCGACGCCCGGCGTCGGGCTCATCTCCCCGCCGCCGCACCACGATATCTACTCGATCGAGGACCTCGCGCAGCTGATCTATGACGCCAAGCGGGCGAATCCTTCGGCCCGGGTGCACGTCAAGCTCGTCTCCGAGGTCGGAATCGGCACGGTTGCCGCCGGCGTCACGAAGGCGAAGGCCGACGTCGTGCTGGTTTCCGGCCACGACGGCGGTACCGGCGCCTCGCCGCTGAACTCGCTCAAGCACGCCGGTGTCCCGTGGGAGCTGGGTCTCGCCGAGACGCAGCAGACCCTGATGCTCAACGGCCTGCGGGACCGCGTCGTGGTGCAGGTCGACGGCCAGCTTAAAACCGGCCGCGACGTCGTCATCGCCGCGCTGCTGGGCGGCGAGGAGTTCGGCTTCGCCACCGCCCCGCTGGTGGTCTCCGGCTGCATCATGATGCGCGTCTGCCACCTGGACACCTGCCCGGTGGGCGTCGCCACGCAGAACCCGGAGCTCCGGTCCCGCTTCAACGGCAAGCCCGAATTCGTGGTCAATTTCTTCGAATTCCTCGCCGAGGAAGTCCGCGAGATCCTGGCCGAGCTGGGCTTCCGCAGCATCGAGGAAGCGATCGGCCACGCCGAAATGCTCGACACCCGTGAGGCGATCAACCACTGGAAGGCCGAAGGGCTGGACCTGGACCCGATCCTGCACGGCCTGGAGTTCGACGACGACGCGCCGCTGCGCAACCTGACCGGCCAGAACCACGAGCTGGACAAGCACTTCGACCAGCGCCTGATCGCGATGGCCGCCGAGTCCCTCAGCGACCGCACCCCCGTGAAGATCGCCGTTGACGTGATCAACACGGACCGTTCCGTCGGCACCATGCTGGGCCATGTGGTCACGAAGACCTTCAGCACCGACGTGCTGGCGCCGGACACCATCGACATCACGCTGACCGGCACCGCCGGCCAGTCGCTCGGGGCGTTCCTGCCGGCAGGCATCACGCTGCGCATGTACGGCGACTCCAACGACTACGTCGGCAAGGGACTCTCCGGCGGACGGATCATTGTCCGCCCGGACCGCACCAACATCTTCCCCGCGGAACTCAACGTCATCGCGGGCAACGTGATCGGTTACGGCGCCACCAGCGGAGAGATGTTCCTGCGCGGACAAGTGGGCGAACGCTTCATGGTCCGCAACTCCGGCGCCACCGCGGTGGTGGAGGGAATCGGCGACCACGGCTGCGAGTACATGACCGGCGGGCAGGCCCTCATCATCGGGCGCACCGGACGCAACTTCGGCGCCGGCATGTCCGGCGGCACCGCCTTCGTCCTGGATCTGCAGACCACCCGCGTCAACAAGCAGGCCCTGGAGACCGGGGAGCTGCAGCTGCGCGAACTGGACGCCGAGGACCGCGACATCGTCCACGGGCTGCTGGTCAAGCACGTCGAGGAGACGGAATCGCTGCTCGCGGCCCGCCTGCTGGAGAACTTTGACGACACCGCAGCCCGCATAACCAAGGTGCTGCCGCGCGACTACGCGGCCGTACTGCAAACCCGTCTTGACGCCATCGAAGAGGGCCTTGACCCCGACGGCGAAGAAGTTTGGTCTCGAATCCTGGAGGTGACCGGTGGCTGA
- the trpA gene encoding tryptophan synthase subunit alpha, giving the protein MSSVASTSSPDTAGASKSAAAIDRAKAQGRAALIGYLPAGFPSVADTIAAGIALAENGADLIEVGIPYSDPVMDGQVIQAATTEALAKGFHVREVFDVVRGITSKTDAAVLVMTYWNPVLRMGVEEFSRRLAEAGGAGLITPDLIPDEASEWMAASDKYGLDRVFLVAPSSSPERMKRTVDASRGFVYAVSIMGVTGARSSVSSAARDVVAAAHAAGAERVCVGLGVSNAEQVREIAAYADGVIVGTALVAAIRDGGVDAVASLTKDLSTGLIREEA; this is encoded by the coding sequence GTGAGCAGCGTTGCATCGACCAGCAGCCCGGACACCGCCGGCGCGAGCAAGTCGGCTGCGGCCATCGACCGCGCCAAGGCGCAGGGCCGCGCCGCCCTGATCGGCTACCTGCCCGCCGGATTCCCGAGCGTTGCGGACACCATCGCGGCCGGCATCGCCCTCGCCGAGAACGGAGCGGACCTGATCGAGGTCGGCATCCCGTATTCGGACCCCGTCATGGACGGCCAGGTCATCCAGGCGGCCACCACCGAGGCCCTCGCCAAGGGCTTCCACGTCCGCGAGGTCTTCGACGTCGTCCGCGGCATCACGAGCAAGACCGACGCCGCCGTCCTGGTTATGACCTACTGGAACCCGGTCCTGCGGATGGGTGTCGAGGAATTTTCCCGCCGCCTGGCCGAAGCCGGGGGAGCCGGGCTCATCACGCCGGACCTGATCCCGGACGAAGCGTCCGAATGGATGGCGGCCTCGGACAAGTACGGGCTGGACCGGGTGTTCCTGGTGGCGCCCTCGTCCTCGCCGGAACGGATGAAGCGGACCGTGGATGCCAGCCGCGGCTTTGTGTACGCCGTGTCCATCATGGGCGTCACCGGCGCCCGCTCCTCGGTCAGCTCGGCCGCCCGGGACGTCGTGGCCGCAGCGCACGCGGCCGGCGCCGAACGCGTCTGCGTCGGCCTGGGCGTGTCCAACGCGGAGCAGGTCCGCGAGATTGCCGCGTACGCGGACGGCGTGATCGTGGGCACCGCCCTCGTCGCGGCGATCCGCGACGGCGGTGTGGATGCGGTAGCGTCCTTGACGAAAGACCTCAGCACCGGCCTTATCAGGGAAGAAGCGTAA
- the lgt gene encoding prolipoprotein diacylglyceryl transferase, translating into MQSVLQVAAMVPASIPSPDWSGFDIPLPWGSLRIHAYALCILAGIIVGLWLTSVRWAKRGAPEGSVWDIAIWAIPFGIIGGRLYHVVSSPDAYFGPGFDGTGDLSLIPQIQRGGLGIWGAVLLGAVGAWIGCRRAGVKLTAFLDAAAPGLLLAQAIGRWGNYFNQELFGSPTTLPWGLQVDADNPNFPPGMPAETLFHPTFLYESLWNLAGVAILLVLDRRFNFRRGRLFWLYAIYYTLGRVWIEAMRIDDAEQINLFGITARLNVWTSIFVLLVALAVFIVLGLRKPADPDTPYLPGHEPVVEGHEPAAEGAGTTDAETVSAGTVPASSGAVRHSDSAVSDTESRDNLPDNQSGPGDASAPAEASKAPIGGTTPASGASAAGAPGHHTTGSAPEAGGTK; encoded by the coding sequence ATGCAGTCAGTCCTCCAGGTGGCGGCGATGGTTCCCGCGAGCATTCCGAGTCCGGACTGGTCCGGGTTCGACATTCCGCTGCCGTGGGGGTCCCTCCGCATCCACGCCTACGCGCTGTGCATCCTGGCCGGCATCATCGTCGGACTCTGGCTGACCTCGGTCCGCTGGGCCAAGAGGGGGGCCCCGGAAGGCAGCGTCTGGGACATTGCCATCTGGGCCATCCCCTTCGGCATTATCGGCGGCCGGCTCTACCACGTGGTGTCGTCCCCGGACGCCTACTTCGGCCCGGGCTTCGACGGCACCGGTGACCTCTCGCTGATCCCGCAGATCCAGCGCGGCGGCCTCGGCATCTGGGGTGCCGTGCTCCTCGGGGCAGTGGGCGCCTGGATCGGTTGCCGGCGGGCCGGCGTCAAGCTGACCGCCTTCCTCGACGCCGCGGCGCCGGGGCTGCTGCTGGCCCAGGCGATCGGCCGCTGGGGCAACTACTTCAACCAGGAACTCTTTGGCAGCCCCACCACGCTGCCCTGGGGACTGCAGGTCGACGCCGACAACCCCAACTTCCCGCCCGGGATGCCGGCCGAAACGCTCTTCCACCCGACCTTCCTGTACGAGTCGCTATGGAACCTGGCCGGCGTGGCCATCCTGCTGGTGCTGGACCGGCGCTTCAACTTCCGCCGCGGCCGCCTCTTCTGGCTCTACGCGATCTACTACACCCTCGGCAGGGTGTGGATCGAGGCGATGCGGATCGACGACGCCGAGCAGATCAACCTCTTCGGGATCACCGCCAGGCTGAACGTGTGGACCAGCATCTTCGTCCTGCTGGTGGCATTGGCCGTATTCATTGTGCTCGGGCTGCGCAAGCCGGCGGACCCCGACACCCCCTACCTGCCGGGCCACGAACCTGTGGTCGAGGGCCACGAACCTGCGGCTGAGGGCGCCGGGACGACGGACGCGGAGACAGTTTCGGCCGGCACTGTCCCTGCCTCCAGCGGGGCTGTCCGCCATTCGGACTCCGCTGTCTCAGATACTGAATCGCGTGATAATCTCCCTGATAACCAAAGCGGTCCAGGTGATGCCTCTGCCCCAGCTGAAGCATCAAAGGCACCCATCGGCGGCACCACGCCCGCCAGTGGAGCATCGGCGGCCGGAGCTCCCGGCCACCACACCACCGGATCCGCGCCGGAAGCTGGCGGTACCAAGTAG
- the pyk gene encoding pyruvate kinase, protein MRRAKIVATFGPAIASFENTLAVLEAGVDVARMNMSHGDYSVHDDTYENVRKAAGQLGKPVAIMADLQGPKIRLGRFVDGPHLLAVGDTFTITTEDVPGTKDICSTTLKSLTEDVNPGDALLIDDGKVALRAIDVDDVKVVAQVIVGGYVSNNKGINLPGVAVNVPALSEKDEDDLRWAMRRGVDMVALSFVRDASDIKRVHEIMDEEGRRVPVIAKIEKPQAVDQLHEIIDAFDAIMVARGDLGVELPLEEVPIVQKRAIELARRWAKPVIVATQVLESMIDNPRPTRAEASDCANAVLDGADAVMLSGETSVGKFPIETVKTMARIIESTEVHGLERVPPLGTKPKTRGGAITRAAVEIADQLDAKYICTFTQSGDSARRLSRLRPIRPVFAFTPVEHVWNQLALTWGITPVLVPMVGHTDEMTAQVDRSLLELDVVEDGDLVVIAAGSPPGKAGSTNLLKVHKVGDLADFGSTGEAAVAKDKLGPWPEKKKKNSKP, encoded by the coding sequence ATGAGACGCGCTAAAATAGTGGCCACCTTCGGACCGGCAATCGCGAGCTTCGAGAACACGCTCGCGGTGCTGGAAGCCGGCGTCGACGTGGCCCGAATGAACATGAGCCACGGCGATTACTCCGTGCACGACGACACATACGAGAACGTCCGCAAGGCCGCAGGCCAGCTCGGCAAGCCGGTCGCCATCATGGCCGACCTGCAGGGGCCCAAGATCCGCCTCGGCCGTTTCGTTGACGGACCGCACCTGCTGGCTGTCGGTGACACGTTCACCATCACCACCGAGGACGTTCCGGGTACCAAGGACATTTGCTCCACGACGCTGAAGAGCCTCACCGAGGACGTCAACCCCGGCGACGCGCTGCTGATCGACGACGGCAAGGTTGCCCTCCGCGCGATCGACGTCGACGACGTCAAGGTGGTCGCCCAGGTGATCGTCGGCGGGTACGTCTCGAACAACAAGGGCATCAACCTGCCCGGCGTTGCGGTGAACGTTCCGGCGCTGAGCGAAAAGGACGAGGACGACCTGCGCTGGGCCATGCGCCGCGGCGTGGACATGGTTGCCCTCTCCTTCGTCCGCGACGCCTCGGACATCAAGCGCGTCCACGAGATCATGGACGAAGAAGGCCGCCGCGTGCCGGTGATCGCCAAGATCGAGAAGCCGCAGGCCGTGGACCAGCTGCACGAGATCATCGACGCCTTCGACGCCATCATGGTGGCCCGTGGCGACCTTGGCGTGGAACTCCCGCTGGAGGAAGTGCCGATCGTGCAGAAGCGCGCCATCGAACTGGCACGCCGCTGGGCCAAGCCGGTCATCGTGGCCACGCAGGTGCTCGAGTCCATGATCGACAACCCGCGCCCGACCCGCGCCGAGGCTTCCGACTGTGCCAACGCCGTGCTCGACGGCGCGGACGCCGTCATGCTCTCCGGTGAGACCAGCGTGGGCAAGTTCCCGATCGAGACGGTCAAGACCATGGCCCGGATCATCGAATCCACCGAGGTCCACGGCCTTGAGCGCGTTCCGCCGCTGGGTACCAAGCCCAAGACCCGCGGCGGCGCCATCACCCGTGCCGCCGTCGAGATCGCCGACCAGCTGGACGCGAAGTACATCTGTACCTTCACCCAGTCCGGTGACTCGGCACGCCGCCTCTCCCGGCTGCGCCCGATCCGTCCGGTCTTCGCCTTCACCCCGGTGGAGCACGTCTGGAACCAGCTGGCCCTGACCTGGGGCATCACGCCGGTGCTGGTCCCCATGGTGGGCCACACGGACGAGATGACCGCCCAGGTGGACCGCAGCCTGCTGGAACTCGACGTCGTCGAGGACGGTGACCTGGTAGTCATCGCCGCCGGTTCCCCTCCCGGAAAAGCCGGTTCCACGAACCTGCTGAAGGTCCACAAGGTCGGCGACCTCGCCGACTTCGGCAGCACCGGCGAAGCAGCGGTCGCCAAGGACAAGCTCGGCCCCTGGCCGGAAAAGAAGAAGAAGAACAGCAAGCCCTAG